The following proteins are co-located in the Ktedonobacteraceae bacterium genome:
- a CDS encoding SDR family oxidoreductase — MTTQTTRTALITGASRGLGLALARQLAALRWQLIIDARGADALETARAELARQTRVIAIPGDVTDAAHRRALVQAAQQLGGLDALVNNASILGLSPQPNLLAYPLDVLGRVYQTNVIAPLALIQELQHELKPGACLVNVTSDAGVEAYAGWGGYGSSKAALEQLSNILAAENPELRVYWVDPGDMRTQMHQEAFPGEDISDRPLPEESVPGLIELITGKYPSGRYSARSLQST, encoded by the coding sequence ATGACAACACAAACAACTCGAACTGCTCTCATTACCGGCGCATCCCGTGGGCTTGGCCTGGCGCTTGCCCGCCAACTCGCTGCCCTGAGGTGGCAGCTCATCATAGATGCACGCGGTGCGGATGCCCTCGAAACTGCCCGCGCGGAACTTGCGCGGCAGACGCGCGTGATTGCTATTCCAGGTGATGTAACGGATGCTGCCCATCGCCGTGCCCTTGTGCAGGCTGCGCAGCAACTGGGTGGATTGGACGCGCTTGTGAATAATGCCAGCATCCTTGGCCTAAGCCCGCAACCCAACCTGCTGGCCTACCCGCTCGACGTGCTTGGTCGCGTCTACCAGACCAATGTCATCGCCCCGCTGGCTCTGATTCAAGAGCTGCAACACGAATTGAAGCCGGGGGCCTGCTTAGTGAACGTCACCAGCGATGCCGGTGTCGAGGCTTACGCGGGCTGGGGTGGCTATGGATCGAGCAAGGCCGCACTCGAACAACTTTCAAATATTCTTGCCGCCGAAAACCCTGAACTGCGTGTCTACTGGGTTGATCCCGGCGATATGCGCACGCAGATGCACCAGGAGGCATTCCCTGGCGAAGATATTAGCGACCGCCCATTGCCAGAGGAGAGCGTGCCGGGCTTGATTGAGCTGATTACAGGCAAGTACCCAAGCGGACGCTATTCGGCCCGATCTCTTCAGTCAACGTAG
- a CDS encoding S-adenosylmethionine:tRNA ribosyltransferase-isomerase yields the protein MPYDFELPTELEAGEPPEERGLARDEVRLMVSYLANNRVVHTQFRELPDFLEAGDLLVINTSGTMNAALHATRRDGTPFELHLSTHLPADMWIVEVRQPGATGTRPFYDARAGETLQLPGKAAVTLHVPYSSDRAGKPLAGNNAQTRTRLWIATLQLPYPLQDYLARYGFPIRYSYVKQEWPSNYYQTVYATEMGSAEMPSAGRAFTPELITRLVARGVQIAPLILHTGVASLEDHEPPYEEYYRVPLETAQRVNTAHLTGKRVIAVGTTVVRALETVTDSEGTIHPGEGWTSVIVTPRRGIRAVNGMLTGLHEPRASHLSMLEALAGLEHLKVTYAEALREHYLWHEFGDLHLILP from the coding sequence ATGCCATACGATTTTGAACTTCCAACCGAACTTGAGGCAGGTGAGCCACCGGAGGAGCGCGGCCTGGCGCGTGACGAGGTGCGCCTGATGGTCTCATACCTGGCGAACAACCGCGTGGTGCATACGCAATTTCGCGAACTTCCAGATTTCCTGGAAGCCGGCGACCTGCTGGTAATCAATACCAGTGGCACGATGAACGCGGCTTTGCACGCCACACGCAGGGACGGTACTCCTTTTGAACTGCATCTCTCGACCCACCTTCCGGCGGATATGTGGATCGTCGAAGTGCGCCAGCCCGGCGCAACCGGCACCAGGCCTTTCTACGATGCCAGGGCGGGTGAGACACTGCAACTGCCAGGCAAGGCGGCAGTGACGCTGCACGTACCCTATTCTTCGGATCGAGCAGGCAAACCACTTGCCGGGAATAACGCGCAAACTCGCACACGCCTGTGGATTGCCACCTTGCAACTACCATATCCCTTGCAGGATTACCTTGCGCGCTACGGATTCCCCATCCGCTATAGCTACGTAAAGCAGGAATGGCCCTCGAACTATTACCAGACGGTCTATGCAACCGAAATGGGCAGCGCGGAGATGCCTTCCGCCGGGCGCGCCTTTACCCCCGAATTGATTACGCGGCTGGTTGCGCGCGGTGTTCAGATAGCCCCCCTGATTTTGCACACCGGAGTTGCCAGCCTGGAGGATCACGAACCGCCTTACGAGGAATATTATCGTGTACCCCTGGAGACAGCTCAGCGTGTAAACACAGCCCATTTGACGGGCAAGCGCGTCATCGCCGTCGGGACGACCGTAGTACGCGCCCTGGAGACGGTTACTGATAGCGAGGGAACCATACATCCAGGGGAGGGCTGGACCTCTGTGATAGTGACACCGCGGCGCGGCATCCGGGCCGTAAATGGCATGCTCACAGGCCTGCACGAGCCGCGAGCTTCCCACCTCTCTATGCTAGAGGCTCTTGCGGGGCTGGAACATTTGAAAGTGACCTATGCCGAAGCGCTGCGCGAGCATTACCTCTGGCATGAATTCGGAGATTTGCACCTGATTTTGCCCTGA
- the corA gene encoding magnesium/cobalt transporter CorA, with protein MQQQEQKSVKPAQEQGKLLPAQQQELRTIAWRNGQLSTDIPLETLPEILLDPHTLVWLDITGDCSDCEAQLCDIFKLEPIIVKTMCEEHERAKFLERDNYFYLVVHGMTFDSATGEAVTPKLDVIFAKNSIITSHRVSFEWMDKLQHEAREKDAGEHIMGRGMPFLLYTMLDALVDSYFPVIDVIDDIIDDLEDEAVSSGSNDVQVRIFRMKRTLAQLRRVISPQIEVANALIARTGKLIPAKAEPYFADVHDHLVRAFEILDSYRDLMSGMLDVYLTTVSNRLNVVMKQLAIIATIFMPITFITGVFGQNFGHLPQVEYDNGYLFWYVLAGMAVITAIQIIYFKRRGWL; from the coding sequence ATGCAGCAACAGGAACAGAAATCAGTGAAACCGGCACAGGAGCAAGGGAAATTGCTGCCCGCTCAACAGCAGGAACTACGCACAATCGCCTGGAGAAACGGCCAGCTTAGCACAGACATCCCACTTGAAACGTTACCTGAAATCCTGCTTGATCCACACACGTTAGTATGGCTCGATATCACCGGCGATTGTAGCGACTGTGAGGCTCAACTCTGTGACATATTCAAGCTCGAACCTATCATTGTCAAAACAATGTGCGAAGAACACGAGCGGGCCAAATTTCTGGAAAGAGACAACTACTTCTACCTGGTTGTGCATGGAATGACTTTTGACTCCGCAACCGGGGAGGCCGTTACCCCTAAACTGGACGTGATCTTCGCAAAAAATTCTATCATCACCTCGCATCGCGTCTCTTTCGAATGGATGGATAAGTTGCAACACGAAGCGCGGGAAAAAGATGCGGGAGAGCATATCATGGGTCGTGGTATGCCATTTCTCTTATATACTATGCTTGATGCGCTGGTGGATAGCTACTTCCCCGTCATCGATGTCATCGATGATATCATTGATGATCTTGAGGACGAGGCGGTAAGTAGTGGTTCCAACGATGTACAGGTGCGTATTTTCCGCATGAAAAGAACCCTGGCACAGCTGAGAAGAGTCATCAGTCCGCAGATAGAGGTTGCTAATGCGTTAATAGCGCGTACCGGGAAACTGATTCCGGCAAAAGCCGAGCCTTATTTTGCCGATGTGCATGACCATCTCGTGCGCGCCTTTGAAATACTGGATTCTTATCGCGACTTGATGAGCGGCATGCTGGATGTTTACCTGACGACCGTATCGAATCGACTGAACGTGGTCATGAAACAACTGGCCATAATAGCGACAATATTTATGCCCATCACCTTTATCACAGGTGTTTTTGGACAGAATTTTGGTCACCTGCCGCAGGTTGAATACGATAATGGCTACCTGTTCTGGTATGTGCTGGCGGGAATGGCAGTTATTACCGCTATCCAGATCATCTACTTCAAACGCCGTGGTTGGCTCTGA
- a CDS encoding isocitrate lyase/phosphoenolpyruvate mutase family protein — protein sequence MMPSPTQKARAVQFRDMHSGSPILVLGNAWDAASARIFEQAGFRAVATTSSGVAAALGYRDGQHIRRDMLIEVVRHITRVVSCPVTVDIESGYGESIEEVLQTIKAIIEAGAVGINIEDSTKGSEKKLLDISYQVELLQAISALSASMDVPLVINARTDVYLLPSDESPATRLEEAVRRGNAYLQAGADCFFPITVSDAQTIGSLTREISGPINILAGPNTPTIPELAQLGVARVSFGSGQMRAVLGRLRNIARELLEQGTYVSMAGEMLTGSELHALF from the coding sequence ATGATGCCATCACCCACTCAAAAAGCCAGGGCTGTCCAGTTCCGCGATATGCACTCGGGTTCGCCCATTCTCGTTCTGGGGAATGCCTGGGATGCGGCAAGCGCGCGTATCTTTGAGCAGGCAGGATTTCGTGCCGTTGCCACTACCAGTTCTGGCGTGGCCGCGGCATTGGGATATCGCGATGGGCAGCACATTCGCCGGGATATGCTGATCGAGGTTGTGCGACACATTACACGAGTGGTTAGCTGTCCTGTTACGGTCGATATCGAGTCTGGTTATGGAGAGAGTATCGAAGAAGTTTTACAGACTATCAAGGCGATCATTGAAGCCGGGGCGGTAGGGATAAATATCGAGGATTCGACGAAAGGCTCGGAAAAGAAACTGCTGGATATCTCCTATCAAGTCGAACTGCTTCAGGCTATTTCAGCACTCTCCGCAAGCATGGATGTACCGCTAGTTATCAACGCGCGCACGGATGTGTATCTTTTGCCTTCGGATGAGTCACCTGCTACGCGACTGGAAGAGGCTGTACGGCGCGGAAATGCTTATCTACAGGCAGGAGCTGATTGCTTTTTCCCAATCACTGTGAGCGACGCACAAACAATTGGCAGTTTAACAAGGGAAATCAGTGGGCCGATCAATATCCTTGCGGGTCCCAATACTCCTACGATACCAGAACTGGCTCAACTGGGAGTGGCGCGGGTCAGTTTCGGCTCCGGGCAGATGCGCGCGGTGCTGGGTCGCCTGCGAAACATCGCCCGCGAATTGCTTGAGCAGGGGACTTACGTGAGTATGGCCGGGGAGATGCTTACAGGAAGCGAACTGCACGCTTTGTTCTAA
- a CDS encoding 4Fe-4S dicluster domain-containing protein encodes MTKYAFVIDQRKCIGCHACTVACKAEHDVPIGVYRTWVKYIEKGEFPNSRRYFLVNRCNHCDDAPCVAICPTQALYKRKDGIVDFDSSRCIGCKSCMQACPYDALYIDPDTHTAAKCNYCAHRTELGLEPACVVVCPEHAIIAGDMHNPRSEIVGLLAHEAVRTRKPEQGTGPNVYYIGADEAALNPELATEALPHMTMWSTLLKPGHEDENNIDKTASLRTLKTINPLKPYAPPSETKDGKPTAQIVYDTPKNSAPWGWKVSTYLCTKSIGAGTMIVAALALALFGLNGAFNGVMNALLGIGAPVIGGSFIALTLLLLVADLKRPDRALFLVTKANPTSWLVWGGLILAIFGLLEAAWFLAAITGFTNALLWLLIPTALFGIGAACYTAFLFGQAEGRDFWQGPLLLPILFVQAFLAGSAALSLLAWALHPGSSIGTFLTVTLLVAIIVHVLLILLEVFGPHANSHVALAARFMSRGGLQDIFWSQFFVIGSILPIVMLIVALFVPVAQPALMGVASLFALIGLFAYEHCFVVAGQIVPLS; translated from the coding sequence ATGACGAAATATGCCTTTGTCATCGACCAGCGCAAGTGTATCGGTTGCCATGCCTGCACCGTCGCGTGTAAGGCGGAACACGACGTGCCTATCGGCGTCTACCGCACCTGGGTCAAATACATCGAGAAAGGCGAGTTTCCCAACTCCCGTCGTTACTTCCTTGTCAATCGCTGCAACCACTGTGATGACGCTCCCTGCGTTGCCATCTGCCCCACACAAGCCCTCTATAAGCGTAAGGATGGCATCGTAGACTTTGACTCTTCGCGCTGCATCGGCTGCAAATCGTGCATGCAGGCTTGCCCCTATGACGCGCTCTACATCGATCCCGATACCCATACCGCCGCCAAGTGCAACTATTGCGCTCACCGTACCGAGTTGGGACTGGAACCCGCCTGCGTGGTTGTCTGTCCAGAGCATGCCATCATCGCCGGTGACATGCACAATCCGCGGAGCGAAATTGTCGGTCTGCTCGCTCATGAAGCGGTACGCACGCGCAAACCCGAACAGGGAACCGGCCCTAACGTCTATTATATAGGAGCGGATGAAGCGGCCCTTAACCCGGAATTAGCCACAGAAGCGCTGCCGCATATGACGATGTGGAGTACCCTGCTCAAACCCGGTCATGAAGATGAAAACAATATCGATAAAACTGCCTCGCTCCGCACACTAAAAACCATCAATCCGCTCAAACCTTATGCGCCACCATCCGAGACGAAGGACGGAAAACCCACGGCGCAAATCGTCTATGATACGCCCAAAAATAGCGCGCCCTGGGGCTGGAAAGTCTCAACCTACCTGTGTACGAAATCCATCGGAGCCGGCACGATGATCGTAGCGGCTCTGGCCCTGGCGCTCTTTGGACTAAACGGAGCTTTTAACGGTGTCATGAACGCCTTGCTCGGCATTGGTGCCCCTGTCATTGGCGGTTCTTTCATTGCGCTCACATTGCTATTACTGGTGGCCGACCTCAAGCGACCCGACCGCGCGCTATTTCTCGTGACGAAGGCTAATCCCACTTCCTGGCTCGTCTGGGGCGGCCTTATACTCGCCATCTTCGGCCTGCTCGAAGCAGCATGGTTTCTGGCAGCTATCACCGGCTTCACTAATGCCCTGCTCTGGCTGCTCATTCCGACCGCGCTCTTTGGCATTGGAGCGGCTTGCTACACGGCTTTCCTCTTCGGGCAGGCCGAGGGACGCGACTTCTGGCAAGGCCCGCTTTTGCTGCCCATCCTGTTTGTGCAGGCTTTCCTGGCCGGTTCTGCCGCGTTGAGCCTGCTCGCCTGGGCGCTCCATCCCGGCAGTTCAATCGGCACATTCCTCACCGTCACCCTGCTCGTTGCCATCATCGTCCATGTGCTGCTCATCTTATTAGAAGTCTTCGGCCCGCATGCTAATAGCCACGTTGCCCTGGCGGCTCGTTTCATGAGCCGGGGTGGCCTGCAAGATATTTTCTGGAGTCAGTTCTTCGTCATTGGCTCGATTCTTCCTATAGTCATGCTCATCGTCGCCCTGTTCGTCCCGGTTGCCCAACCCGCGCTCATGGGTGTCGCATCGCTATTTGCCCTGATCGGCCTTTTTGCATATGAACATTGTTTTGTAGTTGCCGGACAAATTGTCCCACTGAGTTAA